The Brachyhypopomus gauderio isolate BG-103 chromosome 12, BGAUD_0.2, whole genome shotgun sequence genome window below encodes:
- the nucb2a gene encoding nucleobindin-2a: protein MTSRISAMSSRKGLVAVCLVLPTLLLGSWAVPISVDKTKVKVPEETIQQAPQSADTGLHYDRYLREVIDFLEKDQHFREKLHNTDMEDIKQGKLAKELDFVSHHVRTKLDELKRQEVSRLRTLIKAKQDIDGGNDLTVDHQVLLKQFEYLNHMNPHTFEVEDLDRLIKSATSDLENFDKERHEEFKRYEMMKEHDRREHLKTLDDDGRKKEEEHYEEMRKKHADHPKVNHPGSQDQLKEVWEEADGLDPEDFDPKTFFNLHDTNGDGFFDEQELEALFTKELEKIYDPTNEEDDMVEMEEERLRMREHVMNEVDTNKDRLVSLDEFLIATKKKEFLEPDSWETLEQNQAYTEEEMREFEEHLAKQEEDLNEKASELQKQREELEKQQEQLNAQKVELQQAVEHMERLKIQNAQPAPEVHVEGNDVPDELMMRSDQAPPPEQQPGPEDHHNIPPQDLNNNIPPQDLNQGPSGPSHDGQPAPAADPIIDQGAPQVP from the exons ATGACGTCACGCATCTCTGCG ATGTCGTCCAGGAAGGGGCTTGTGGCCGTGTGCCTtgtgctcccgaccctgctgcTGGGCTCCTGGGCGGTTCCTATAAGTGTGGACAAGACTAAAGTGAAAGTGCCGGAGGAGACGATCCAGCAGGCGCCGCAGAGCGCG GACACTGGATTGCATTATGACCGTTATCTCAGGGAAGTTATCGATTTTCTGGAAAAGGACCAGCATTTCAGAGAAAAGCttcacaacacagatatggaggACATAAAG CAAGGGAAACTGGCCAAAGAACTGGATTTTGTCAGCCACCATGTAAGAACTAAGTTGGACGAATTAAAAAGGCAAGAAGTTAGTCGGCTACGGACATTGATCAAAGCCAAACAAGACATTGACGGCGGAAATG ACCTGACTGTGGACCACCAGGTTCTCCTGAAGCAGTTTGAGTACCTGAACCACATGAACCCACACACTTTTGAGGTGGAGGATCTGGACAGGCTCATTAAATCG GCTACATCTGATCTGGAGAACTTTGACAAGGAGCGGCATGAGGAGTTCAAGAGGTACGAGATGATGAAGGAGCACGACAGGAGGGAGCACCTGAAGACGCTGGACGATGACGGcaggaagaaggaggaggagcacTACGAGGAGATGAGAAAGAAGCACGCCGATCATCCCAAAGTCAACCATCCG GGCAGTCAGGACCAGCTGaaggaggtgtgggaggaggcAGATGGTCTTGATCCAGAAGATTTCGACCCCAAAACCTTCTTCAACCTGCATG ACACAAATGGAGACGGGTTCTTTGACGAACAGGAGTTGGAGGCGCTATTCACCAAGGAG CTGGAGAAGATTTATGATCCCACGAACGAGGAGGACGAcatggtggagatggaggaagagagactGCGTATGAGGGAACACGTGATGAACGAG GTTGATACCAATAAGGACAGGCTGGTGTCCCTGGACGAGTTCTTGATCGCCACAAAGAAAAAGGAGTTTCTTGAACCAGACAGTTGGGAG ACACTGGAGCAGAACCAGGCCTACACCGAGGAGGAGATGCGCGAGTTTGAGGAGCATCTAGCAAAGCAGGAGGAGGATCTGAACGAGAAGGCCAGTGAGCTGCAGAAACAGCGTGAGGAGCTGGAGAAACAGCAGGAGCAGCTCAACGCACAGAAGGTGGAGCTGCAGCAg GCTGTAGAACACATGGAGCGCTTAAAAATCCAGAATGCACAGCCTGCACCTGAAGTCCACG TGGAAGGCAATGACGTTCCTGATGAGCTCATGATGAGGTCAGAccaggctcctccccctgagCAACAGCCAGGACCTGAAGACCACCACAATATACCCCCCCAGGATCTAAACAACAATATACCCCCCCAGGATCTAAACCAGGGCCCGTCAGGCCCGTCGCATGATGGCCAGCCTGCCCCTGCTGCCGATCCTATCATAGACCAAGGTGCCCCACAGGTGCCTTAG
- the rps13 gene encoding small ribosomal subunit protein uS15: protein MGRMHAPGKGLSQSALPYRRSVPTWLKLTSDDVKEQIFKLAKKGLTPSQIGVILRDSHGVAQVRFVTGNKILRILKSKGLAPDLPEDLYHLIKKAVAVRKHLERNRKDKDAKFRLILVESRIHRLARYYKSRRVLAPNWKYESSTASALVA, encoded by the exons ATGGGTCGCATGCACGCTCCCGG tAAGGGCTTGTCGCAGTCTGCACTGCCCTACAGACGCAGCGTACCCACG TGGCTCAAGTTGACATCAGATGATGTTAAAGAGCAGATCTTCAAATTAGCCAAGAAGGGTCTGACCCCATCACAAATTG gtgtgatCTTGAGGGATTCCCACGGCGTGGCCCAGGTGCGCTTTGTCACTGGCAACAAGATCCTTCGTATCCTGAAGTCCAAAGGTTTGGCTCCAGACCTCCCCGAGGATCTGTACCACCTCATCAAGAAAGCCGTTGCTGTGAGGAAGCACTTGGAGAGGAACAGGAAG GACAAAGATGCCAAATTCCGCCTGATTCTCGTCGAGAGCCGAATCCACAGGCTTGCTCGTTATTACAAGTCCAGGAGGGTCCTCGCTCCCAACTGGAAGTA TGAATCCTCCACGGCGTCTGCACTGGTGGCATAA